One region of Oreochromis aureus strain Israel breed Guangdong linkage group 19, ZZ_aureus, whole genome shotgun sequence genomic DNA includes:
- the LOC116326110 gene encoding B2 bradykinin receptor-like: MSGNQSNTSESHCIPEDNSLVFTLVPPYILVISVLGIIFNVFVLMVFCLHKKACTVAEIYLSNLAGADLALVCCLPFWAEYARNKYDWPFSESLCKVSSAVIYMNAFCSIYFLVMVSIDRYVALVHPLSHERIRRPFYAKLGCLFVWVLGLVFALPIFIYRKLKFNPESNFTHCSLNFTSPEQYLASEVTTIIFSFIIPVIIILFCTVKIIQALRKRLMEALNIQKTDQKATTLILAVLLAFLICWVPFHVTKILDVLRYTRILKCNITLIIAQQVSVYFAFFNSVLNPILYVLVGKTFQKRARELFMLWNKNQTASFSQLSTRLTSFKFDQSSK; the protein is encoded by the coding sequence ATGTCTGGAAACCAAAGCAACACAAGTGAAAGCCATTGTATTCCTGAAGACAACAGCTTGGTCTTCACTCTGGTTCCACCCTACATCCTGGTCATCAGCGTGCTTGGAATCATCtttaatgtgtttgtgctgatggtTTTCTGCCTCCACAAGAAGGCCTGCACTGTGGCTGAGATATACCTGAGCAACCTGGCTGGAGCTGATCTTGCTCTGGTGTGCTGTTTGCCCTTCTGGGCTGAATATGCAAGAAATAAATACGACTGGCCTTTCAGTGAAAGCCTGTGCAAAGTGTCATCAGCTGTTATCTACATGAATGCATTCTGCAGCATCTACTTCCTTGTTATGGTTAGCATAGATCGTTATGTGGCACTGGTGCACCCGCTTTCCCATGAGAGGATACGCCGGCCGTTTTATGCCAAACTGGgatgtctgtttgtgtgggttcttgGCTTGGTCTTTGCTCTCCCCATATTCATCTACAGGAAATTAAAATTCAACCCTGAGTCAAATTTTACTCACTGTTCACTTAACTTCACTTCACCAGAGCAATATCTGGCATCTGAGGTGACAACCATAATATTCAGCTTCATCATCCCTGTTATCATTATTTTGTTCTGCACTGTCAAAATTATTCAAGCTCTGAGAAAGAGGCTAATGGAGGCTTTAAACATTCAGAAAACGGATCAGAAGGCCACCACTCTCATCCTGGCAGTTCTGCTGGCATTCCTGATCTGCTGGGTGCCATTCCACGTGACAAAGATACTAGATGTGCTCCGATACACTCGcattctgaaatgtaacatCACACTGATCATCGCCCAACAGGTCTCTGTGTACTTTGCCTTCTTCAACAGTGTCCTTAACCCCATTCTCTACGTCTTAGTAGGGAAAACCTTTCAGAAACGAGCAAGGGAACTCTTCATGTTGTGGAACAAGAATCAAACAGCATCTTTCAGCCAACTGTCCACACGCCTGACAAGTTTTAAATTTGATCAGAGCTCAAAGTGA
- the LOC116326105 gene encoding G-protein coupled receptor 4-like produces the protein MDSAIINSTNSCTANSSVQSYMYPTAYSLFFIVGFPANSLSLYVAWILMKKGNNMAVYLVTLCISDLLYTVTLPIWIVQATGQHIGDGLCNLMAVIMYNSFFVGSGLLCCICADRYLAVVYPLHFNRVREVRTAVLVSIAVWALEIAIHIVLLHHMGALQASRYLCDQQIPMTQEDATVALTRFALSFLVPTFIMTFCYHNIMLSLKRNTSIQVEERRKVEWLLLLLLLTYIVSFMPYQLVMLLRAILEPGTCVWATKLKSAFMVTVATTTLNSTLDPIIYCLINESAKTEIKKTAQIVRGFFMRRKHSDSSV, from the coding sequence ATGGACTCTGCGATCATCAACAGCACAAACTCATGCACGGCCAACTCCTCGGTGCAGAGCTACATGTATCCAACGGCgtactctcttttttttattgtgggCTTTCCAGCTAACTCCCTGTCTCTGTATGTGGCCTGGATACTGATGAAGAAGGGGAACAACATGGCAGTCTATCTTGTCACCCTGTGCATTTCTGACCTACTCTACACAGTCACTCTGCCTATTTGGATAGTACAGGCCACAGGGCAACACATAGGTGACGGACTTTGCAACCTCATGGCTGTAATCATGTACAACAGCTTTTTTGTTGGTTCTGGTCTCCTTTGCTGCATCTGTGCTGATCGCTATCTGGCAGTGGTCTACCCACTCCACTTTAACCGGGTCAGGGAGGTGAGGACAGCAGTGCTTGTGAGTATAGCTGTCTGGGCTTTGGAGATTGCCATCCACATTGTCTTACTTCACCACATGGGGGCACTGCAAGCTTCAAGATACTTGTGTGATCAGCAGATACCCATGACACAAGAAGATGCCACTGTTGCCCTTACAAGGTTCGCCTTGAGTTTCCTGGTTCCTACCTTCATCATGACTTTTTGCTATCATAACATCATGCTCTCTCTCAAACGGAACACCTCCATCCAAGTGGAAGAGCGCAGGAAAGTGGAATGGCTGTTGTTGCTACTCCTTCTAACCTACATAGTGTCTTTTATGCCCTACCAGTTGGTCATGCTGCTCAGGGCTATACTGGAGCCTGGGACCTGCGTCTGGGCAACTAAGCTCAAAAGTGCATTCATGGTGACAGTTGCCACCACAACGCTAAACAGTACACTGGATCCTATAATATACTGTCTAATCAATGAGAGCGCAAAGACAGAGATTAAGAAAACTGCACAAATCGTGAGGGGGTTTTTTATGCGTAGAAAGCACAGTGATAGCTCTGTTTGA
- the LOC120434991 gene encoding psychosine receptor-like, translated as MENSTLTSNHSECNLVDDAARRRPFLLFYMAVVAIAIPSNTFFLYVSWQHIRRRNELGVYLFSLALSDLTFTVCFILWLDFLWRGVWIHGRYVCVLSIYILFTNFYTSEALLCCIAVDRYLAVVHPLKCRWWRKVSSAAAVTVIIWLLVVCFNTCTITWEDSYHEKKNFSVCFDIFSPLSATLLRANVMRFFLGFIIPVLLVFFSTWRICTAVKSNQATDKQEQKRILKLLTLVLLGLLFCFGPIHVMMLLRILVNDCRNIAWLLYPYKISVALSSLNCLADPLLYCFITSTGQARVSRIVLFLQEKKREILSPI; from the coding sequence ATGGAAAACTCAACCTTGACCAGTAATCATTCAGAATGTAACCTGGTCGACGACGCAGCCAGGAGAAGGCCATTTCTGTTGTTCTACATGGCTGTCGTCGCCATCGCCATCCCTTCCAACACCTTCTTCCTCTACGTGTCCTGGCAGCACATTAGAAGGAGGAACGAGCTCGGTGTGTATCTGTTCAGTCTGGCTCTGAGTGACCTAACCttcactgtttgttttattctctGGTTGGACTTCCTGTGGCGAGGAGTTTGGATCCATGGACGTTATGTTTGTGTGCTGTCCATATACATTCTCTTCACCAACTTCTACACCAGCGAAGCTCTCCTCTGCTGCATTGCGGTTGACCGCTACTTAGCAGTGGTTCACCCATTAAAGTGCAGATGGTGGAGGAAAGTTAGCAGTGCAGCAGCAGTCACTGTTATCATATGGTTGCTGGTGGTCTGTTTCAACACCTGCACCATCACCTGGGAGGACTCATaccatgaaaagaaaaacttttcagTGTGCTTTGACATTTTTAGTCCGCTGTCAGCGACTCTCCTCCGGGCTAATGTAATGCGCTTCTTTCTGGGGTTTATTATTCCAGTTCTCCTAGTGTTCTTTTCCACCTGGAGGATTTGCACAGCTGTAAAATCCAATCAGGCCACTGACAAGCAGGAACAAAAGCGCATTTTAAAGCTATTAACATTGGTTCTTCTTGGTCTTTTGTTCTGCTTCGGACCTATTCATGTCATGATGCTTCTTCGCATACTGGTTAATGACTGCAGGAACATTGCATGGCTCCTCTATCCCTACAAGATCAGCGTTGCCCTTTCAAGCCTTAACTGTCTTGCCGACCCACTGCTTTACTGCTTCATTACTAGCACAGGACAGGCACGTGTCAGTCGGATTGTTCTCTTTTTGCaggaaaagaagagagaaattCTGTCACCTATTTAA